From Pseudomonas alcaligenes, a single genomic window includes:
- a CDS encoding urea amidolyase associated protein UAAP2: MSVIESSLHPETAVFRHVIPAGEPYLFEVKAGQTLRLLDLEGNQAVDTLFYSARNPRERYDPQRTLRKQNNVYLTSGSVLYSNLGNPLLTIVADTCGRHDTLGGACAQESNTVRYALDKRYMHSCRDNFLRASLHDGRLEKRDIGANINFFMNVPVTPEGGLTFEDGISAPGKYVELKAHMDVIVLISNCPQLNNPCNGWNPTPAEVLVWD, from the coding sequence ATGTCCGTGATCGAAAGCTCCCTGCACCCCGAAACCGCCGTGTTCCGCCATGTGATCCCGGCCGGCGAGCCCTACCTGTTCGAGGTCAAGGCCGGGCAGACCCTGCGCCTGCTCGACCTGGAAGGCAACCAGGCGGTCGACACCCTGTTCTATAGCGCCCGCAACCCGCGCGAGCGCTACGACCCGCAGCGCACCCTGCGCAAGCAGAACAATGTCTACCTCACCAGCGGCAGCGTTCTCTACTCCAACCTGGGCAATCCGCTGCTGACCATAGTGGCCGACACCTGCGGCCGCCACGACACCCTCGGCGGCGCCTGCGCCCAGGAAAGCAACACGGTGCGCTATGCCCTGGACAAGCGCTACATGCACAGCTGCCGCGACAACTTCCTGCGCGCCAGCCTGCACGACGGCCGCCTGGAGAAGCGTGACATCGGCGCCAACATCAACTTCTTCATGAACGTGCCGGTGACGCCCGAGGGCGGCCTGACCTTCGAGGACGGCATCTCCGCGCCGGGCAAGTACGTCGAGCTGAAGGCGCACATGGATGTGATCGTGCTGATCTCCAACTGCCCGCAACTGAACAACCCGTGCAACGGCTGGAACCCGACCCCGGCCGAGGTGCTGGTATGGGACTGA
- a CDS encoding urea amidolyase associated protein UAAP1: MSASLSLLPSLYEEVVPGGGHTSFVLKRGQLLRITDLEGGANVSLLLLSAAEKSERLNLPDTLKGQHTAKLTAGHCLYSDMGRVLAAITADTCGWHDSFGGVLSAAEVAEKYGAGRYQELRNGFFRNGVDNLLVEMGKWNLNLQDLLMTLNLFSKVTVDGNGAFHFEPGNSKAGDYLELYAPMDCLVLLTALQHPLDPNPQYAPKPVQLSWRKVESDGISVLCRTSRPENGRGFHNTERLYI, from the coding sequence ATGAGCGCATCCCTGAGTCTGCTGCCCAGCCTGTACGAGGAAGTCGTACCCGGCGGCGGCCACACCTCCTTCGTTCTCAAGCGCGGCCAGCTGCTGCGCATCACCGATCTGGAAGGTGGCGCCAACGTCAGCCTGCTACTGCTCAGCGCCGCCGAGAAAAGCGAGCGCCTCAACCTGCCGGACACCCTCAAGGGCCAGCACACCGCCAAGCTCACCGCCGGCCACTGCCTGTACTCGGACATGGGCCGCGTGCTGGCCGCCATCACCGCCGACACCTGCGGCTGGCATGACAGCTTCGGCGGCGTGCTGTCGGCTGCCGAGGTCGCCGAGAAGTACGGCGCCGGGCGCTACCAGGAACTGCGCAACGGTTTCTTCCGCAACGGCGTGGACAACCTGCTGGTGGAAATGGGCAAGTGGAACCTCAACCTGCAGGATCTGCTGATGACCCTCAACCTGTTCAGCAAGGTGACGGTCGACGGCAACGGCGCCTTCCACTTCGAGCCCGGCAACTCCAAGGCCGGCGACTACCTCGAGCTGTATGCGCCGATGGATTGCCTGGTGCTGCTCACCGCCCTGCAGCACCCGCTCGACCCCAATCCGCAGTACGCGCCCAAGCCGGTACAACTGAGCTGGCGCAAGGTGGAAAGCGACGGCATCAGCGTGCTCTGCCGCACCTCGCGCCCGGAGAACGGCCGCGGCTTCCACAACACCGAACGCCTGTATATCTGA
- a CDS encoding ABC transporter ATP-binding protein — MKPTESGVVGAFIEVKNVWQEYGDQVVLERLNLSINEGEFCTLVGASGCGKSTFLRLLLGQERASRGEILLAGQPLVAEPDASRGVVFQRYSVFPHLSVLDNVAIGLELPRSPLLGRLFGAAKREARAQAEVILNKVGLGHALDKYPSQLSGGMQQRLAIAQALIMKPRVLLLDEPFGALDPGIRKDMHSLLLELWHETKLTVFMVTHDLSEGFSLGTRLLVFDKTRIDPHAPNAFGARITYDIPLNSDRRATRAAVAELPAHVTGKLQPAL, encoded by the coding sequence ATGAAACCTACAGAGAGCGGCGTAGTAGGCGCCTTTATCGAGGTGAAGAACGTCTGGCAGGAGTACGGCGATCAGGTCGTGCTTGAGCGTTTAAACCTGAGCATCAACGAAGGCGAATTCTGCACCCTGGTCGGCGCCTCCGGCTGCGGCAAGTCGACCTTCCTGCGCCTGTTGCTGGGCCAGGAACGCGCCAGCCGTGGCGAAATCCTCCTCGCCGGCCAGCCGCTGGTGGCCGAGCCGGATGCCAGCCGCGGTGTGGTGTTCCAGCGCTACTCGGTGTTCCCCCACCTCTCCGTGCTGGACAACGTCGCCATCGGCCTGGAACTGCCACGCTCGCCGCTGCTCGGTCGCCTGTTCGGCGCCGCCAAGCGCGAGGCCCGCGCCCAGGCCGAAGTGATCCTCAACAAAGTCGGCCTCGGCCACGCCCTGGACAAATACCCCAGCCAGCTCTCCGGCGGCATGCAGCAACGCCTGGCCATCGCCCAGGCGCTGATCATGAAACCGCGCGTGCTGCTGCTCGACGAACCCTTCGGCGCCCTCGACCCGGGCATCCGCAAGGACATGCACAGCCTGCTGCTGGAGCTGTGGCACGAGACCAAGCTGACCGTGTTCATGGTCACCCATGACCTCTCCGAGGGCTTCAGCCTCGGCACCCGCCTGCTGGTGTTCGACAAGACCCGCATCGACCCGCACGCACCGAACGCCTTCGGCGCGCGCATCACCTACGACATCCCCCTCAACAGCGACCGCCGCGCCACCCGCGCAGCCGTCGCGGAGCTGCCGGCGCATGTCACCGGCAAGCTGCAACCGGCCCTGTAA
- a CDS encoding ABC transporter permease — protein sequence MRLINRHPDRGGRLLLLLLPFALLLFAYFTGSAARLTDNPNDKLLPSASQMASAIDRLAFSEDKRSGHYLFWQDSTASLSRLGLGIGIAALAGLCLGIAAGILPLLRAPLSPLLTVLSMIPPLAILPILFIVFGLGELSKVMLIVIGITPVLARDLEQRAREIPTEILIKAQTLGASTWTLILRVVLPQLLPRLLIALRLVLGSAWLFLIAAEAIASTDGLGYRIFLVRRYMAMDVILPYVVWITLLAWLMDLGLRQLTRLCFPWYEGAKA from the coding sequence ATGCGCCTGATCAACCGACACCCGGATCGCGGCGGCCGCCTGCTGCTGCTCCTGTTGCCCTTCGCCCTGCTGCTGTTCGCCTACTTCACCGGCTCGGCGGCGCGGCTGACGGACAACCCCAACGACAAGCTGCTGCCCAGCGCCAGCCAGATGGCCAGCGCCATCGATCGCCTGGCCTTCAGCGAGGACAAGCGCAGCGGCCACTACCTGTTCTGGCAAGACAGTACCGCCAGCCTGTCGCGCCTGGGCCTGGGCATCGGCATCGCCGCCCTGGCCGGCCTGTGCCTAGGCATCGCCGCCGGCATCCTGCCGCTGCTGCGCGCCCCGCTGTCGCCGCTGCTGACCGTGCTGTCGATGATTCCGCCGCTGGCGATCCTGCCGATCCTGTTCATCGTCTTCGGCCTCGGCGAGCTGTCCAAGGTGATGCTGATCGTGATCGGCATCACCCCGGTGCTGGCCCGCGACCTGGAACAGCGCGCCCGCGAAATCCCCACGGAAATTCTGATCAAGGCGCAGACCCTCGGCGCCAGCACCTGGACGCTGATCCTGCGCGTGGTGCTGCCGCAGCTGCTGCCGCGCCTGCTGATCGCCCTGCGCCTGGTGCTCGGCTCGGCCTGGCTGTTCCTCATCGCTGCCGAAGCCATCGCCAGCACCGACGGCCTCGGCTATCGCATCTTCCTGGTACGCCGCTACATGGCCATGGACGTGATCCTGCCGTACGTGGTGTGGATCACCCTGCTCGCCTGGCTGATGGATCTGGGCCTGCGCCAGCTCACCCGCCTGTGCTTCCCCTGGTATGAAGGAGCCAAGGCATGA
- a CDS encoding putative urea ABC transporter substrate-binding protein, whose product MRKPLLSSLIAAGLAAALSIPAHAEKKDHFNVCWTIYAGWMPWEYGAAQGIVDKWAKKYDIAIDVVQLNDYVESINQYTAGQFDGCTMTNMDALTIPAAGGVDSTALIVGDFSNGNDGIVIKGEKKTLGDLKGQDVNLVELSVSHYLLARGLERAGLAEKDLKVVNTSDADMVAAFATDDVKAVATWNPLLAEIEATPAVTKVFDSSQIPGEIIDLMVVNSETLKDNPELGKALTGAWYEIMATMSADSAAGKAAREHMAKASGTDLAGYEAQLAATKMFYSAKDAVAFANSAKLPATMSKVAEFSFTHGLLGEGAQGADAVGMAFAKDVSTGDKGNLKLRFDPTFMQMAADGKL is encoded by the coding sequence ATGCGCAAGCCCCTGCTCTCCTCGCTGATCGCCGCCGGCCTCGCTGCCGCGCTGAGCATCCCTGCCCACGCCGAGAAGAAAGACCACTTCAACGTCTGCTGGACCATCTACGCCGGCTGGATGCCGTGGGAATACGGCGCGGCCCAGGGCATCGTCGACAAGTGGGCGAAGAAGTACGACATCGCCATCGACGTGGTACAGCTCAACGACTACGTCGAGTCGATCAACCAGTACACCGCCGGCCAGTTCGACGGCTGCACCATGACCAACATGGACGCCCTGACCATTCCCGCCGCCGGTGGCGTGGACAGCACCGCGCTGATCGTCGGCGACTTCTCCAACGGCAACGACGGCATCGTCATCAAGGGCGAGAAGAAGACCCTCGGCGACCTCAAGGGCCAGGACGTCAATCTGGTCGAGCTGTCCGTGTCCCACTACCTGCTGGCCCGCGGTCTGGAGCGTGCCGGTCTGGCCGAGAAAGACCTGAAGGTGGTCAACACCTCCGACGCCGACATGGTTGCCGCCTTCGCCACCGATGACGTCAAGGCCGTGGCCACCTGGAACCCGCTGCTGGCCGAGATCGAAGCCACCCCGGCGGTGACCAAGGTGTTCGACTCCAGCCAGATTCCCGGCGAGATCATCGACCTGATGGTGGTCAACAGCGAGACCCTCAAGGACAACCCCGAGCTGGGCAAGGCGCTGACCGGTGCCTGGTACGAAATCATGGCCACCATGAGCGCCGACTCGGCCGCCGGCAAGGCCGCCCGCGAGCACATGGCCAAGGCCTCCGGTACCGACCTGGCCGGCTACGAAGCGCAGCTCGCCGCCACCAAGATGTTCTACAGCGCCAAGGATGCGGTGGCCTTCGCCAACAGCGCGAAACTGCCGGCGACCATGAGCAAGGTGGCCGAGTTCTCCTTCACCCACGGCCTGCTCGGCGAAGGTGCACAAGGCGCCGACGCCGTCGGCATGGCCTTCGCCAAGGACGTCAGCACCGGCGACAAGGGCAACCTCAAGCTGCGCTTCGACCCGACGTTCATGCAGATGGCGGCCGACGGCAAGCTGTAA
- a CDS encoding putative urea ABC transporter substrate-binding protein, which translates to MPHRSLFARLTACSLLALLLLQQPAQAAETPRYKVCWSIYAGWMLWGFMADQGIIDKWAKKYGIEIQVEQVPDYVASIEQYTAGQYDACAMTNMDALTIPAAAGVDSTALIVGDFSAGADGILVRGNNKELKDLKGKTILLVENSVSHYLLSRALEWAHLSESDVTVENVSDKDLAQVWRSGKGDALVTWNPILADLRQDGDSVQVFSSHHIPGEILDLLVINSNTLAAHPELGRALTGAWFEGMRLMGLPNEQGQAARAQMAAAADTTPADFDEQLKTIRSFYAPRSALAFASSEKMPALMERVADFADAHKLLGSDGNGLQSLGIAFSGSRVLGSSAQVKLRFDPAYMQMATDNKL; encoded by the coding sequence ATGCCGCACCGCTCCCTGTTTGCCCGTCTTACCGCCTGCTCCCTGCTCGCCCTGCTGCTTCTGCAACAACCCGCCCAGGCCGCCGAAACCCCACGCTACAAGGTGTGCTGGTCGATCTATGCCGGCTGGATGCTGTGGGGCTTCATGGCCGACCAGGGCATCATCGACAAATGGGCGAAGAAGTACGGCATCGAGATCCAGGTCGAACAGGTGCCGGACTACGTCGCCTCCATCGAGCAGTACACCGCCGGCCAGTACGACGCCTGCGCCATGACCAACATGGACGCCCTGACGATTCCGGCCGCTGCCGGCGTCGACTCCACCGCGCTGATAGTCGGCGACTTCTCCGCCGGTGCCGACGGCATCCTGGTGCGCGGCAACAACAAGGAACTCAAGGATCTCAAGGGCAAGACCATCCTCCTGGTGGAGAACTCGGTGTCCCACTACCTGCTCAGCCGCGCCCTGGAATGGGCCCACCTGAGCGAAAGCGACGTGACCGTCGAGAACGTTTCGGACAAGGATCTGGCCCAGGTCTGGCGCAGCGGCAAGGGCGATGCGTTGGTGACCTGGAACCCGATCCTCGCCGACCTGCGCCAGGACGGCGACAGCGTGCAGGTGTTCAGCTCGCACCATATTCCCGGGGAAATCCTCGACCTGCTGGTGATCAACAGCAACACCCTGGCCGCCCACCCGGAACTGGGCCGCGCCCTCACCGGCGCCTGGTTCGAAGGCATGCGCCTGATGGGCCTGCCCAACGAACAGGGCCAGGCCGCCCGGGCACAGATGGCCGCAGCTGCCGACACCACCCCGGCGGATTTCGACGAGCAGCTGAAGACCATCCGCTCGTTCTACGCCCCGCGCTCGGCCCTGGCCTTCGCCAGCAGCGAGAAGATGCCGGCACTGATGGAGCGGGTGGCCGACTTCGCCGACGCCCACAAGCTGCTCGGCAGCGACGGCAACGGCCTGCAGAGCCTGGGCATCGCCTTCAGCGGTAGCCGCGTGCTGGGTAGCTCGGCGCAGGTCAAGCTGCGCTTCGACCCGGCCTACATGCAGATGGCCACCGACAACAAGCTCTGA
- the bcsQ gene encoding cellulose biosynthesis protein BcsQ, which produces MSSSSDISSLFQQFGGGSSQYQEITQAESERASRERWPGMARGAVPVPALSQPAVSAAAASAAEAVDVAPAAVVDEPAPAAVEVEASPAVSAWSAQGLQSLLAKLAEETRAPQSQPAAPVVAPLQRARPRLEQIKIIAVVSAKGGVGKSTLAANLAAALQKAGRPVLALDLDPQNALHHHFQPAAGQAPAPQQGIAQFAEDWRELGVPSSNGVFVLPYGQVDEPQRRAFEQQLDSDPLWLAHRLSDLQLAEGALVIIDTPPGPSLYLQQALAVANLALVVSLADAASYTALPLIDGLIKTYAAGRDSFAGSAYLINQVDNSRQLSKDITQIMHGLLGQQVLGSVHRDQSVSEALAYNRSVMDYDPHGRGSHDILECAQALVGRLVSVSRVEQPA; this is translated from the coding sequence ATGAGTAGTTCGAGCGATATCTCCAGTTTGTTCCAGCAGTTTGGCGGTGGTTCGAGTCAATATCAGGAAATCACCCAGGCCGAGAGCGAGCGCGCTTCCCGCGAACGCTGGCCGGGCATGGCCAGGGGCGCTGTGCCGGTACCGGCGCTGAGCCAGCCGGCCGTGAGTGCAGCGGCGGCGTCGGCTGCCGAGGCGGTCGACGTGGCGCCAGCCGCTGTGGTTGACGAGCCAGCACCTGCCGCTGTCGAAGTCGAAGCTTCTCCCGCTGTCTCCGCCTGGTCGGCCCAGGGCCTGCAGAGCCTGCTGGCCAAACTGGCCGAGGAAACCCGTGCGCCGCAGTCGCAGCCGGCTGCGCCAGTCGTAGCGCCGCTACAGCGGGCGCGCCCGCGGCTGGAGCAGATCAAGATCATCGCCGTGGTGTCGGCCAAGGGCGGGGTGGGCAAAAGCACCCTGGCCGCCAACCTGGCCGCGGCCCTGCAGAAGGCCGGGCGGCCGGTGCTGGCGCTCGACCTCGATCCGCAGAATGCCCTGCATCACCATTTCCAACCCGCTGCCGGGCAGGCGCCTGCGCCGCAGCAGGGCATCGCGCAGTTCGCCGAGGATTGGCGCGAGCTCGGCGTGCCGAGCAGCAACGGCGTGTTCGTGCTGCCCTACGGTCAGGTCGATGAGCCGCAACGCCGCGCCTTCGAGCAGCAGCTGGACAGCGATCCGCTGTGGCTGGCCCATCGCCTGAGCGACCTGCAGCTGGCCGAAGGTGCGCTGGTGATCATCGACACCCCGCCGGGGCCGTCGCTGTATCTGCAGCAGGCCCTGGCCGTGGCCAACCTGGCCCTGGTGGTCAGCCTGGCCGATGCCGCTTCCTACACCGCACTGCCGCTGATCGACGGGCTGATCAAGACCTACGCAGCGGGGCGCGACAGCTTCGCCGGCAGCGCCTACCTGATCAACCAGGTCGACAACTCGCGGCAGCTGAGCAAGGACATCACCCAGATCATGCATGGCCTGCTGGGCCAGCAGGTGCTTGGCAGCGTGCACCGTGATCAGTCGGTGAGCGAGGCCCTGGCCTATAACCGCTCGGTGATGGATTACGACCCGCACGGTCGCGGCAGCCACGACATCCTCGAGTGTGCCCAGGCCCTGGTGGGCCGCCTGGTCAGCGTTTCCCGAGTCGAGCAGCCGGCATGA
- the bcsA gene encoding UDP-forming cellulose synthase catalytic subunit yields the protein MIRRLTEAGALAPASGLSRLLARPLLQNLLALLALALLVVLIAAPLDLEQQMLFTAACMAAALLLRRRGSRLAILAMIVMSVIASLRYLYWRLTSSLGFDNLVDMLFGYGLVLAELYAMLVLLLGYLQTAWPLQRKPYPLPADTSLWPSVDVFIPTYNEPLDIIKLTAFAAQAIDWPKDKLNVYVLDDGRRAEFREFCESVGIGYIIRPDNHHAKAGNLNFALTQTAGEYIAIFDADHVPTRSFLQVGMGWFLKDPQLAMLQTPHFFFSPDPFEKNLDTFRNVPNEGELFYGLVQDGNDLWNATFFCGSCAIIKRGPLEEVGGIAIETVTEDAHTALKLNRLGYNTAYLAIPQAAGLATESLSGHIGQRIRWARGMAQIFRTDNPLLGKGLKLGQRLCYLNAMLHFFYGLPRLVFLTAPLAYLLFEAQIFQAPALLIMAYALPHILIASVTNSTIQGRFRHSFWNEVYESVLAWYIMRPVLLAMVNPKFGKFNVTAKGGVIDESYFDWKMARPYIVVLLLNLLGVVVGLAKLGFDPQASAVTLLINLTWTLYNIIISAAAVAVAAEARQVRAEPRVFATLPATLGLANGKTIVCSTSDFSQRGVGINLPEGAQVQRGEQVQVSLFRDQHEAVFPATVVFSRGQTLGLNFLELDLQQQSELARMTFSRADTWASTWGKGAVDTPLGALAEVSGIGWRGIRLLSRASLQVLVLQLRSLLTARTNPRNS from the coding sequence ATGATCCGGCGACTCACGGAGGCTGGCGCCCTGGCGCCGGCCTCGGGCCTCTCTCGGCTGCTCGCCAGGCCACTGCTGCAGAACCTGCTGGCACTGCTGGCGCTGGCGCTGCTGGTGGTACTGATCGCCGCGCCGCTGGATCTCGAGCAGCAGATGCTGTTTACCGCCGCCTGCATGGCGGCGGCGCTGTTGTTGCGCCGCCGTGGCAGCCGCCTGGCGATCCTGGCGATGATCGTGATGTCGGTGATCGCCTCGCTGCGCTACCTGTACTGGCGCCTGACCTCGTCGCTGGGTTTCGACAACCTGGTGGACATGCTGTTTGGTTACGGCCTGGTGCTGGCCGAGCTCTACGCCATGCTGGTGCTGCTGCTGGGCTACCTGCAGACCGCCTGGCCGTTGCAGCGCAAACCCTATCCGCTGCCGGCGGATACTAGTCTGTGGCCCAGCGTCGATGTGTTCATCCCGACCTACAACGAGCCGCTGGACATCATCAAGCTGACCGCCTTCGCCGCCCAGGCCATCGACTGGCCGAAGGACAAGCTCAACGTCTACGTGCTGGATGACGGGCGCCGCGCCGAGTTCCGCGAGTTCTGCGAGTCGGTCGGCATCGGCTACATCATTCGCCCGGACAACCACCACGCCAAGGCCGGCAACCTCAACTTCGCCCTGACCCAGACCGCGGGCGAATACATCGCCATCTTCGACGCCGACCACGTACCGACCCGTTCCTTCCTCCAGGTCGGCATGGGCTGGTTCCTCAAGGATCCGCAGCTGGCCATGCTGCAGACCCCGCACTTCTTCTTCTCGCCCGACCCGTTCGAGAAGAACCTCGACACCTTCCGCAACGTGCCCAATGAGGGCGAGCTGTTCTACGGCCTGGTGCAGGACGGCAACGACCTGTGGAACGCCACCTTCTTCTGCGGCTCTTGCGCCATCATCAAGCGCGGCCCGCTGGAGGAGGTGGGCGGCATCGCCATCGAGACGGTGACCGAGGACGCGCACACCGCGCTCAAGCTCAACCGCCTCGGCTACAACACCGCCTACCTGGCGATTCCCCAGGCTGCCGGCCTGGCTACCGAGAGCCTGTCCGGGCATATCGGCCAGCGCATCCGCTGGGCGCGAGGCATGGCGCAGATCTTCCGCACCGACAACCCGCTGCTGGGCAAGGGCCTCAAGCTCGGCCAGCGGCTGTGTTACCTGAACGCCATGCTGCACTTCTTCTACGGCCTGCCACGCCTGGTGTTCCTCACCGCACCGCTGGCCTACCTGCTGTTCGAGGCGCAGATCTTCCAGGCCCCGGCGCTGCTGATCATGGCCTACGCGCTGCCGCACATCCTGATCGCCAGCGTCACCAACTCGACCATCCAGGGGCGTTTCCGCCACTCGTTCTGGAACGAGGTCTACGAGTCGGTGCTGGCCTGGTACATCATGCGCCCGGTGCTGCTGGCGATGGTCAATCCCAAGTTCGGCAAGTTCAACGTGACGGCCAAGGGCGGGGTGATCGACGAGAGCTACTTCGACTGGAAGATGGCGCGGCCCTACATCGTGGTGCTGCTGCTCAACCTGCTCGGAGTGGTAGTGGGCCTGGCCAAGCTGGGCTTCGACCCGCAGGCCAGCGCGGTCACCCTGCTGATCAACCTGACCTGGACGCTGTACAACATCATCATCAGCGCCGCCGCCGTGGCGGTGGCCGCCGAGGCGCGCCAGGTGCGCGCCGAGCCGCGAGTGTTCGCCACCCTGCCGGCCACCCTGGGTCTGGCCAACGGCAAGACCATCGTCTGCAGCACCAGTGACTTCTCCCAGCGCGGCGTCGGTATCAACCTGCCCGAAGGCGCACAGGTGCAGCGCGGCGAACAGGTGCAGGTATCGCTGTTCCGCGATCAGCACGAGGCCGTATTCCCGGCCACCGTGGTGTTCAGCCGCGGGCAGACCCTGGGCCTGAACTTTCTCGAGCTCGACCTGCAGCAGCAGAGCGAGCTGGCCCGCATGACCTTTTCCCGCGCCGACACCTGGGCCTCCACCTGGGGCAAGGGTGCGGTGGATACCCCGCTGGGTGCCCTGGCCGAAGTCTCCGGCATCGGCTGGCGCGGCATCCGCCTGCTGTCCCGTGCCTCGCTGCAGGTACTGGTTCTCCAGCTGCGCTCCCTGTTGACCGCCCGTACCAATCCGAGGAACTCATGA